A single window of Nicotiana tomentosiformis chromosome 1, ASM39032v3, whole genome shotgun sequence DNA harbors:
- the LOC104121570 gene encoding uncharacterized protein — MHFSSHPPEVMSFGVSNMEDIDQEMQLLDAIKLNSIEMPETYHEGLNDVTEVSGHTEEKQPLYHRMKWTDEMVKLLITSVSYIGEEVLSNGVFIKKGKWRAISCVMAERGHQVSPQQCEDKFNDMNKKFKRLNDVLGRGTACHVVENPALLEMMDLSDDLKEEMKKLLGSKQLFYQEMCSYNNQNRLFLPHDQEVQQSVLLAVKGRDKCETENVLQDLPLKRKTGGEERVSNMTCASLNCTSTAYPNLVQDMPAKRKVGGEERELNMAHSSLNGTTTLDPNVLHPYNNEIHASMNNEEREIQDEHSLPRLLLLKEQNSGSNSGIGEEEVQARDSAVKKTRSYKR; from the exons ATGCACTTTTCATCG CATCCTCCAGAAGTGATGTCCTTTGGTGTAAGCAACATGGAAGACATTGACCAAGAAATGCAGTTGCTTGATGCTATCAAACTCAATAGCATCGAGATGCCTGAAACGTATCATGAGGGTTTGAATGATGTAACAGAAGTCTCTGGACATACTGAGGAGAAGCAGCCATTATATCATCGTATGAAATGGACAGATGAGATGGTTAAGCTTTTGATTACTTCTGTTTCTTACATCGGAGAAGAAGTGTTGTCCAATGGGGTTTTCATCAAGAAGGGTAAATGGAGGGCCATTTCCTGTGTTATGGCTGAAAGAGGTCATCAAGTCTCTCCTCAGCAATGTGAGGATAAGTTTAATGATATGAACAAAAAGTTCAAGAGACTGAATGATGTACTTGGGAGAGGCACTGCATGTCATGTCGTGGAGAACCCAGCACTTCTAGAAATGATGGACCTATCTGATGATttgaaagaagaaatgaagaagctTTTAGGTAGCAAACAGTTGTTCTACCAAGAAATGTGCTCATACAACAATCAGAATAGATTATTCCTTCCCCATGATCAGGAAGTTCAGCAATCTGTGCTGTTGGCTGTAAAGGGTAGAGACAAGTGTGAAACCGAAAACGTGTTGCAGGATTTGCCTTTGAAGAGGAAGACAGGTGGAGAAGAAAGAGTTTCAAATATGACTTGTGCATCTCTGAATTGTACCAGTACAGCATATCCTAATTTGGTGCAGGATATGCCTGCGAAGAGGAAAGTAGGAGGAGAAGAAAGAGAACTGAATATGGCCCATTCATCTCTGAATGGTACCACTACATTAGATCCAAATGTGCTTCATCCTTATAACAATGAGATTCACGCTTCTATGAACAATGAGGAGAGAGAAATACAGGACGAGCATAGTCTCCCTCGCTTACTACTGTTGAAAGAACAAAATTCAGGCTCAAATTCTGGAATTGGAGAAGAAGAGGTTCAAGCACGAGATTCTGCAGTAAAGAAAACAAGGAGCTACAAAAGATGA
- the LOC104096667 gene encoding H/ACA ribonucleoprotein complex subunit 4-like, with protein sequence MGACASAPKDLKAEAKAAPLPEQPKEEETTAAAAGSPEVTTVDKEVNGEDEEKKVEDGDVAKPKEDEKVAGDINKSNSLGSLLDETEVEKESVKDEKSSETTEKKPEEAKVEELPASDANKDTDAQQPAAAEEAEKKST encoded by the exons atgggagctTGTGCTAGTGCACCGAAGGACTTGAAGGCTGAGGCCAAGGCAGCCCCTCTACCGGAGCAACCAAAGGAGGAGGAAACCACCGCCGCCGCCGCCGGCAGCCCGGAGGTGACAACCGTTGACAAGGAGGTGAACGGAGAAGATGAAGAAAAGAAGGTGGAAGATGGTGATGTTGCTAAGCCAAAGGAGGATGAGAAGGTGGCCGGGGATATTAACAAATCCAATTCTCTTGGGTCGTTGCTTGATGAG ACCGAAGTAGAAAAGGAGTCAGTTAAAGATGAGAAAAGCTCGGAAACCACAGAGAAAAAACCAGAAGAAGCAAAGGTGGAGGAACTTCCAGCATCAGATGCCAACAAAGACACTGATGCTCAACAACCAGCTGCTGCAGAAGAGGCTGAAAAGAAATCAACATAG
- the LOC104108234 gene encoding WAT1-related protein At1g68170-like isoform X1 — MASMENICNVVHEMRPLLLMILGQIILAGMNIVFKLATSDGMNFSILIFYRCLFASVFMVPLAFFIERGKRSKLTKMVIFQGFLCGLLGGSLGQNMYLQSLVYTSATFVSAMFNLIPAITFVVAIILRLEKLGLKTPAGKAKVLGTLVCISGAMLLTLYKGPEINMGKTNINLLHSTHHKGESKPLVGALLALAGCTCYALLLIVQAKAAQRYPCPYSFTALLNVMAAVQCFVVAVVVERDWKEWKLGWNVRLLASAYTGIFCSGVLFTIIAWVVRMKGPVYVSVFNPLMLVMVAISGYLFLEEKLYLGSVLGSIVIICGLYVVLWGKDKEIKKLSQLVPDKEEIDIKSSSLKDSSRGGSSKREEKEDENKRDSQAGSEILGGVYIYH, encoded by the exons ATGGCTAGCATGGAAAATATATGCAACGTGGTGCATGAGATGAGGCCTCTTCTGCTAATGATTTTGGGGCAGATAATACTTGCAGGAATGAATATTGTGTTCAAACTTGCCACCAGCGATGGGATGAATTTTAGCATTTTGATCTTTTATCGTTGTCTCTTCGCCTCTGTATTCATGGTCCCTCTTGCATTCTTCATTGAAAG GGGGAAAAGATCCAAGCTAACAAAGATGGTTATATTTCAAGGATTTCTTTGTGGTCTACTTGG GGGGTCATTAGGACAAAACATGTACCTACAAAGTTTGGTCTACACATCAGCAACTTTTGTCTCAGCAATGTTCAATCTCATCCCTGCCATAACCTTTGTTGTTGCCATCATATTGAG GTTAGAGAAGTTGGGCTTGAAAACACCAGCAGGTAAAGCAAAGGTATTGGGGACACTCGTTTGCATCAGTGGAGCGATGCTCCTAACACTCTACAAAGGGCCAGAGATAAATATGGGGAAAACAAACATTAACCTGTTGCATTCCACACATCATAAGGGAGAAAGTAAACCTTTAGTAGGGGCTCTTCTTGCCCTAGCTGGTTGTACTTGCTATGCACTGCTGTTGATTGTTCAG GCTAAGGCAGCTCAGCGATATCCATGTCCTTACTCATTCACCGCTCTACTGAATGTAATGGCGGCAGTTCAATGTTTTGTTGTTGCAGTAGTTGTGGAAAGAGATTGGAAGGAATGGAAATTGGGGTGGAACGTTCGACTTCTTGCTTCAGCATATACA GGGATATTTTGTTCTGGAGTACTTTTTACCATCATCGCATGGGTTGTCCGTATGAAAGGCCCAGTATATGTATCCGTTTTTAACCCTTTGATGCTTGTGATGGTGGCAATTTCTGGATACTTGTTCTTGGAAGAAAAACTATATCTTGGAAG TGTGCTTGGATCAATTGTGATAATTTGTGGACTATATGTTGTCTTGTGGGGGAAAGATAAAGAAATCAAGAAACTCAGCCAGTTGGTGCCGGATAAAGAAGAGATTGACATAAAATCTTCATCACTTAAAGACAGTAGCCGTGGTGGAAGCAGCAAAAGGGAGGAAAAAGAAGATGAGAATAAGAGGGATTCTCAGGCTGGTTCTGAAATTTTAGGAGGTGTGTACATTTATCACTAA
- the LOC104108234 gene encoding WAT1-related protein At1g09380-like isoform X2, whose protein sequence is MVPLAFFIERGKRSKLTKMVIFQGFLCGLLGGSLGQNMYLQSLVYTSATFVSAMFNLIPAITFVVAIILRLEKLGLKTPAGKAKVLGTLVCISGAMLLTLYKGPEINMGKTNINLLHSTHHKGESKPLVGALLALAGCTCYALLLIVQAKAAQRYPCPYSFTALLNVMAAVQCFVVAVVVERDWKEWKLGWNVRLLASAYTGIFCSGVLFTIIAWVVRMKGPVYVSVFNPLMLVMVAISGYLFLEEKLYLGSVLGSIVIICGLYVVLWGKDKEIKKLSQLVPDKEEIDIKSSSLKDSSRGGSSKREEKEDENKRDSQAGSEILGGVYIYH, encoded by the exons ATGGTCCCTCTTGCATTCTTCATTGAAAG GGGGAAAAGATCCAAGCTAACAAAGATGGTTATATTTCAAGGATTTCTTTGTGGTCTACTTGG GGGGTCATTAGGACAAAACATGTACCTACAAAGTTTGGTCTACACATCAGCAACTTTTGTCTCAGCAATGTTCAATCTCATCCCTGCCATAACCTTTGTTGTTGCCATCATATTGAG GTTAGAGAAGTTGGGCTTGAAAACACCAGCAGGTAAAGCAAAGGTATTGGGGACACTCGTTTGCATCAGTGGAGCGATGCTCCTAACACTCTACAAAGGGCCAGAGATAAATATGGGGAAAACAAACATTAACCTGTTGCATTCCACACATCATAAGGGAGAAAGTAAACCTTTAGTAGGGGCTCTTCTTGCCCTAGCTGGTTGTACTTGCTATGCACTGCTGTTGATTGTTCAG GCTAAGGCAGCTCAGCGATATCCATGTCCTTACTCATTCACCGCTCTACTGAATGTAATGGCGGCAGTTCAATGTTTTGTTGTTGCAGTAGTTGTGGAAAGAGATTGGAAGGAATGGAAATTGGGGTGGAACGTTCGACTTCTTGCTTCAGCATATACA GGGATATTTTGTTCTGGAGTACTTTTTACCATCATCGCATGGGTTGTCCGTATGAAAGGCCCAGTATATGTATCCGTTTTTAACCCTTTGATGCTTGTGATGGTGGCAATTTCTGGATACTTGTTCTTGGAAGAAAAACTATATCTTGGAAG TGTGCTTGGATCAATTGTGATAATTTGTGGACTATATGTTGTCTTGTGGGGGAAAGATAAAGAAATCAAGAAACTCAGCCAGTTGGTGCCGGATAAAGAAGAGATTGACATAAAATCTTCATCACTTAAAGACAGTAGCCGTGGTGGAAGCAGCAAAAGGGAGGAAAAAGAAGATGAGAATAAGAGGGATTCTCAGGCTGGTTCTGAAATTTTAGGAGGTGTGTACATTTATCACTAA